A single window of Sphaerodactylus townsendi isolate TG3544 linkage group LG05, MPM_Stown_v2.3, whole genome shotgun sequence DNA harbors:
- the SMIM44 gene encoding small integral membrane protein 44, with translation MQSPEQQAAWRPFADYQPPFLDAVRVPPYVLYLVMAAIIVVVAAYAIVGHLINDLVHDFADWAFGLKVEKKNTLDQDFTERGLQTIEIVLERQESKFSPAVECQDWPISRLLPGMEVSTAPSLATQHPFVSILGYVGERSG, from the exons ATGCAGTCGCCGGAGCAGCAGGCGGCATGGAGGCCCTTCGCAGATTACCAGCCTCCGTTCCTGGATGCCGTCCGTGTGCCGCCCTACGTTCTGTACTTGGTAATGGCAGCCATCATCGTGGTGGTGGCTGCCTATGCCATTGTGGGCCACCTCATCAATGACCTGGTACATGATTTTGCTG ACTGGGCTTTTGGCCTGAAAGTCGAGAAGAAGAACACTCTAGACCAGGACTTTACAGAACGTGGCCTTCAGACCATAGAGATTGTCCTCGAGAGACAGGAAAGCAAATTCTCTCCAGCAGTGGAATGTCAGGACTGGCCCATCTCCCGGCTCTTGCCTGGGATGGAAGTGAGCACAGCGCCATCCTTGGCCACTCAGCACCCTTTTGTCTCCATCCTGGGCTATGTTGGTGAGAGATCTGGCTAA